Part of the Perognathus longimembris pacificus isolate PPM17 chromosome 1, ASM2315922v1, whole genome shotgun sequence genome, CTGCCTCTGTGGACTGGAGAGAGAAAGGCTACGTGTCTCATGTGAAGGATCAGGTATGGCAGCGTCACAGGGGCCCCTTTCACTGCCCATAGCAAACCTAGGAAGAGTTGTCACTTCCTTTGGCCCACTCTGGAGTGACAGggagttcctttttcttttgcagaaTGTTCAAACCTAGGAGCCCATGTCAATGTCTTGTTATTTGTTCTTTGTGTGAAAGATGTTCGTTCTCTTAACAGGGAAACTGTGGTTCTTGCTGGACTTTCAGCACAACTGGTGCGCTAGAAGGACAGATGTTCAAGAAAACTGGCAAACTGGTGTCACTCAGTGAGCAAAACCTAATGGACTGTTCTAAAGACAACTATGGCTGTGATGGTGGCCGGCCAGACTGGGCTTACCAATATATTAAGAAGATCGGAGGCCTGGACTCAGAGGAATCCTACCCATATGAAGCAAGGGTAATTGCAGCTCTTTCCCTTGATTGTCACAACTGTAGACAGTGGAACAACTTGAAAGATGAGACTTATTCTTCCCAGTTTGCCCTGCCAATGATAGCATCTTTTCTCTCAACTATCTGTTCTATCACACTATAGTCATGAGCTCTTTTGGAGTTCTGTGGGCCAGTGCACACACATGCTTGACATCCAGGTGATGTGATTTCTATGGAACACAAAGTATATGTATGTTATTCTCTATCTAAGATCTGTCTGTTGTGAACAATTTGTATGAACTGCTAGAAGCAGCATAATGCACAGAGACATGAGAGGATTTTCACTTTCAAATCAACTAATAACAGTATTTCCCCTTCTGGGTTATAACAGCACTGAATCAAAAACCCTAAGTTGCAAACGGAGTGTTCGGAGTGTTCGTTAGGAGCTGGATGACTATAATCAagtctcttccccctttcccttaaaAGGTTGGACCCTGCAGATATAACCCTGAGAAATCTGTTGCTAATGTCACTGGATTCATCAATATTCCCCCAAATGAGAAAGCTCTTATGCATGCTGTGGCCACTGTGGGTCCCATTGCTGCTGGTGTTCATTCGCTCCGTGATTCATTCAAGTACTATAAGGGAGGTAAGTGTGCTCTTTGTTGAAAAATGCAGATGCATTGCAAAAGTGTCCCAACAGTTGACTTGGTATTCAGTGTGAATGGATGGAGATATTTAGGGCCATGCATGGCACCTGGTTTCTCAGTCTTTTCATGCAATCCTTTTGGACTTCATGTTCCCAATAGACATGATTCCAAGCATGTGTCCATATCCATCTTGATAACAATTTTAAGTAACTTTGTCATTAAATATATGTAGTACAACTTAAATTTTATTCAAGTATTGAGTATTTATAAATTGCCCATTCTTTtaattttgcatatttttatttgtttattcctttctttatgtcactactggatcttgaactcaggcccttgtgctttagtttggctttttctctcaacgGTGATACTGTCCCATTTGAGACATTCCTGCAAGTTGACCCTTTTCCTGGTTAAGTAGAGATGatcctcatggaatttcctgctcaggttgcctttgagctgcagttctcagatctcagcctcctgagtgtttagtatcacagacatgagccactcacTACATCTGGATACTTTCGTATTTAGATCTAAAAAGACACTCTTGATTCAAGGACCTCTGAATTTTAGGCAACCTCCTAGAAATAAAATGACCAGATTTCATACAGTGTTCTTCTACACTATTAGACAAGCCTTTTACCCAGGAATATGTGCTCCTTTGTATTTCTGTCCATTTTCAGCCTAGCTTCCTAGCTTCCATAGTATAGTTCTGAAGCCTTACATGGAGTTTATACTACTTTGGTGTATTTAGAAATACTTTCCTTATTGTTCCTCACAGTGAGACACTCTCAGGTTCCTGGAGCCTCATatagattttgcttttctttcttaggcCTTTATCATGATCAAAACTGTGCCAGACGCCCATTGACTCATGCTGTTCTGATTGTTGGCTATGGatatgaaggagaaaaagaaacagcaacGAACAAATACTGGCTGATCAAGAACAGGTAAGAAATTGCCAAAACATCCAGTGTTAGAGGTTCATAACTAGCTAGGTAATGCTAGCTaatcagaaagctgagctgtgaGCATCAagtttccaagccagcccaggcaggaaagcccatgagacccttatctataGTGAGCCACCAAAAGatcagaagtgatgttgtggctcaaggggtacagtgccagcctgagcaaaatgaacagcacccaggtcctgagttcaaggtgcagcaccatcacaaaaacaaaatgaaagaaggaaggaaggaaagaccagaaaagagaggaaggaataaaggaaggaaaaaagaagaaagagaggaagggaagatgggaagaTGAAAGGGAGGTATGGAGGGGGAAATAAATTGCTTAATGTATCTGTAgtagaaattcaaaagaaaatttactGTTCAAAGTCCATAGTTGGACACAGGCTTCACAAATCTTGTTTCTAGTCAACTATGAATGTGTGACTATAGAAGTAGATTCTGCCACAAGCTTTCCTGCACTAAgctattgattttgtagttttaccattcaatttttaaattctgaaagtTCTGTACCACATGTGCCCATTCTGTCTCTGCTTTTATAATCCCatgtaatataattattttgGAACTGGGCCCAAAGTCATGACCAGATTAAGATGAAGAAAGGATGAAGAACACCTGCCCATCTCAATTCTGCCTGCGGAGTCTGCATGTTACTGTTACTAAAGCCATTGTGCATTATTTTAACTATTAAATATAAAACTTGCTCTTCTTCAGCTGGGGCAAAAGCTGGGGTGTCAATGGCTATGGAAAGTTGGCCAGAGACCAGAACAACCTCTGTGGAATTGCCTCCTGGACCCTCTATCCCACTGTGTGAGATACAGGATGGAGATGAGGAAGGACTTAGCTGGGACAGCTTGCTCAGAGAACCCACATTGTCTTCAAAGCCCCCATGTCCTCCTATGGAGGATTTTACACCAAGTCATTGAAGATACACATTGTGATGTAAATTTGAAgatagttttttaaatttgtaagatGATATCACTACTTTAATTACTACTATAAATAGATGTATATTACTGATTCATGTAATAATGTGTTGACTCaagattaataaaattttaaacttttatgaAAATGAAGTCCCTTTAAGTTTTCAATGCCTCTatattaatttgtgtgtgtgtgtgtgtgtgtgtgtgtgtgtgtatgtgtgtgtgtgtgtattcagacTTGCAATTAGGTCTGAAGTGTAGACGTATATGTACTCATGGTTCACTAGGAGAAGTGGGTGGTCTTCTGGCCTTCCAATCATGCAGATCACTGGAATCAGCTTCCTGGGGCTGTGTCTAAGGCAATCATTGATTGGAGTACAATTTGACAAAAGAGGAAAAGGGCacatagttttaaaaaagaaaaaaaattatcagaaaaGTAATGAGAAGCATGCATTATTTTACTACTAGAAAATGATCTGGGGGGAATATGTTCCTTACATCCAAGATGGAGGCAGTCCAAAGGAGTTATAGGACAAAAGACTCAGAGCTAGTGTCTGTAGCATCTTCCTCAACTGCTGGTGAAGACCTCTGGCCATGGTGCAGTGCGGAACAGACAGGACACTGGTAGGTTGCCCAGGACAAACATCACACAAGGGACAAGAGATAAAGTGCTAGTTTTGAGACTTGGTGGGAAAATAGTTCTATGAGTTTGGAAGGTGAAACAGAGAGGGAAAATCATGAGAGCTATGTTTTCATTGCCCATGTATTTTTCAAGAGTCTTAAATGTCTCATGTAAGAATAAAGACAGAGTAAACATTTTTAGTGtttcttggaatgtggcttagtgatagaatgcttgcctagcatgaatgaagcctgacctcgattcctcagtagcacatacacagaaaaagtcagaagtggtgctgtggctcaagtggtaaagtgctaggcttgagaaaaagaagcttgggaacagtgcctaggccctcagttcaagccctagaaatggCAAAAAcgaacgaacaaacaaacaaacaaaaacacagtttGGTGTATAAATTTCATCATCCCCTAGGGAAAGTCGGGTAGAAAACTGTGGTTCCGGATGTGAGGGCCATCTGGCTGCgggacatctgtcaccccattgatcgccagggttgatttgGCTGATCAggctggctaggcgggtgtccccttcctccctcacggctccatgtgcgtccctcccGAAGCTGCACACTCGGTCGAAGAGGACGACCACCCCCGATAGAGGAGGACTGGTCTTTGGTCAAGGGTATACgagtagctgcgctcccctgctagaacctccaaacaagctctcaagaaaACTGTGGTTCCAGCACACAGAGCTTATAGCACACTTCATCCACCTCCATCTACATTGGCGGCTACATCCTGCTGGAttctctcctgtcttcctctGCTAATTGAGAAACTGTTTAAATTTGtctttgccagtcatgggacttgaactcactgttTGAGCGCTGTTtgctgcttccttttgctcaaggctagcactctaccacttgagccatatcaccacttcaggctttttctgtttatgtgatactgaagaattgaacccagggttcacaagggaagcactctaccactaggcaatattcccagccccaagaaactgTTTACACTTTAACAAAAGGATAATTACTATTTTCAGTTAAAATATTCCCATGTAATACCTCTAtcacatattaataaaaataacaaaaggagcAGGAAAAGCATATATAGTCTCTCCACTGAAAACCAAAACAATCAAATGGAAATGAGAATTCAGACAAGATTCCAATTATTTACTTTCTTCAATTATTTTGATGACAAATAAACAGAGTAAACATTTTAACTACTGTACAAATATTCTGGCAGTGTTCCAGAAAGTTGTGCATGTCAAAAATACCctacaattttaagaaaaagaaaaatatacatacatgcaaaaaTGGGTTCACAAATATTCGCAGCATAGTTATAGTAGTAAAGAGTGGAGCAAAAGGTTGTGCAAAGATGGCTGCTCCTCTGCACCTCATGCTGCAGATGAGGTTGATCATAGCAGAGAGGAATGCAGATTCCAGCCTGGTAACTATAGGGCAAGGTAGCtcctgcctgcaattctagctacaaaGGAGTTCTGAAGGACCATGGTCCAAagcaaacctgggcagaaaagtctgagactttttatCTTTACCCAGGTGTAGCTACAAGTGGAACTGTAACTCAAGCAGTCCAGTGCCATCCCTGAGAGAAaaagccccgagtttaagctccaatacTGCTGCACAAAGTTAAAAGAGTGATAAGTGTCAAATCCCTTCTGAAGTGCAGAGATACCTTTACTGCAAGTTAGGAAAGTGGGGCTTAGGAAAGAAAACTCAGCTTTGGAGCCTTCATTCTCCACACACCCCCATTCTCCATCTTCTTGCTGCCAGGAGATCTGGAATGCAGTGCTGAGGCCACTGGGGGCAAAGCCCCAAGGCTCCCACAGGTCAGCATCAAGACTTTGGTACACATGCTGCTTCACCTATTGTCTTGCTGGAAGGGAAAGACAAGTGTATTGCAATTACTACCAAGAACCATAATGATAGGTCCAAGCTTATACCATCCtttctacttgggaggtagagattagggtatcacagttcaagaccagcccaggcatccAAGTTAGATAGGCTAACAATTGCTGAGCATGGTGGTTTGTACCTGTTATCCCCTTATGACACTGGGAAGCAAAACTATGAGGAGGGACATTCATGCCAGCCTTGGCATAAAGCAAATAACAGTCTTGAAATTGAACACGGAATGAAGTTGCTGGAGGCAGGGCTTATAGCATAGAAAACCTATGGTACAAGCACAGGGCCATGAATCGAAACCTTAGCACAACAAAAACtatgaaacacaaagaaatacagCAGTTAAATGAAACTTGTATAAGCCCAACTGGGAATATTTGTTCAAGGACCTTTAGACCGGTATAGGGACTTCTACAATGTGTTCCTGCACTAAGGCATGGAGATTTCACTCAACCTCAAATGCAGCATGCCCAAGAGCTAGTAGAAATTCATTTCCACTCATCAGAGAATGTCAGGATGGAAAGCTCACAAGGAGAAAGAAGCAATACTGGTTGATTCTGGTGAAACAGACCTGACACAATTATGATAACCACTGGCCAGAGTGGTCAGACATCAATGGTGCCTGGTGGAAGAGGAATCTCATCAGATATCAAGGATGAACAGATATGAAGAACAGGATGTTTTTGTCAGGTGCAGTCGGTCATACCTGTAAGACTAGCTATTCTGAGGGATAGTGCCTAGAGCTAGcctaggaaagaaagaggaagatggatcttgaaaaataactaatggaAAATGAATTGGCAGTGTGATTTCTGTGGTGCAGGaattgcttagcaagcacaacaccctgagttcaagtcccaagactcccaacaacaacaacaaagcaaaaaaaatctgacttATCAGGATCCTTTGCTAAACCTAGAAGTGTATAGAGAGGACCAGAAAAGGATTCAGAAGCGTGAACAGAGTTGGTCCGTGCAAGTAACCACGATCAAAACACAAAGGTATGTCATATGGAAGGGGCTGGGGTGCCACAACTTTTTGCTCCCCAGTAATCAGGAGGCCCCTGGCCCTGTGTCTCCTGACTGTGTCCTCCCATGGTCATTAGTAGGAGCCAAAAGTCTCAGCCTGGTGCTAGAATCATTTAGCTGTGGCCTTTAAAACCTAAATCAAGCAAAATTCTTCAAGTAATCTAAAAGTATTAAGAATACCCATTTTATCCCAGTTCCACTCTTACGtgttttaaaaacacacaaaaatcactTTCATAATTCTAAGATCagggaaaagaaatagaagcCTGTAatcaagaccttccatttcctctaTGATTCTCATAAAATCAAAGTTTCCAAACCTAAGTTCTGCTAGGTTACACACTCTAGTGACTTCTCTTAGTTTCTTCTCTCCCTGGGAGCAGTCTCCCTTGCACACCTGCTCATTTTGGTGGTTGCTGCCTCTGCCTTAATGTAACTGTGTTCACCTCACACCTGGACCTATGATTCCTGGCTCCATCAAAACTGGGAAGTATTCACTGAGGAGTTTCTATTTGGAGAATTAACCCAGCTCCTGAGCATGGGAACTGGTGTTCAACTCAGGTTGCTTCTACCTGGCCAGATGCCCTAATACTGAAGAGCTCAGAATGGAATGCTTGAATCCAATTTAGGGAGTGACAAATTTTACCagcatattctatttatttatttaaatttattatttttgctagtcctggggcttcatcTCAGGGCATAGGTGTAGTCCCTTTGCCTCATTGTAATCAAGAACAGccatctaccactgagccaccgcacaacttttggctttttctgcataggtTATAGGAGAGCCTCATGAAATTTAAAGACACAGGCTTAGtcatgtaaataaaatgtatccTTCA contains:
- the LOC125355241 gene encoding procathepsin L-like, which produces MDPCLLLAILCLGMASAAPTFDPSLDTEWTEWKTKYGKSYNSDEDIFRRAIWEENYKMIAVHNEEYSQGKHSYTMEINAFGDMTTIEFNPTGSDFQPDGHNEGQMYPEFLLDELPASVDWREKGYVSHVKDQGNCGSCWTFSTTGALEGQMFKKTGKLVSLSEQNLMDCSKDNYGCDGGRPDWAYQYIKKIGGLDSEESYPYEARVGPCRYNPEKSVANVTGFINIPPNEKALMHAVATVGPIAAGVHSLRDSFKYYKGGLYHDQNCARRPLTHAVLIVGYGYEGEKETATNKYWLIKNSWGKSWGVNGYGKLARDQNNLCGIASWTLYPTV